The nucleotide window GCTTGAGCTGGCCTGTTTATTAGTGGCACCTGGCTTCTTCGATATTGTGATGACTCAGGTGTTTCCTTCCTAAATGGAGTAAAGTTCCTTTGCTGGGAGCACAGCAGCAGAAGGATGGGCTTGTAGCCCCTGCAGGTCACTTTCTTGCTGGTGCTCACTGATCCTGCACTCCAGAAATTGGCAAAGATTTAATCCAGCATGGCCTCAAGATCATGTTGTGCTTTGCTGGGGTTTGGGAAACATGTGGTCTCCACCATGGTAGGTGAGTGAGCCATAGTAGATTGCTCCAGCTTTGATTGTCTCCCCCTTCTGACCTGCCAGGTATCGGGGCTCTTGCACAAGTGTAGTTGCTACTGGGCACCTCTTCGCCAGGAGATCAGCCGCCTCACCCACCCATTGCATACTAGGCCACATCTGCCCAGAGGGGTGTGTAAGCTCCCAACAAGTCACACACTGCTCCTCATTATGTCAAGTACATGTCACTCTGTTTAtcccttttaaaggaccactataggcacccagaccacttcagcttaatgaagtggtctgggtgactggtccagctagggttaacccctttttttttttttttttttttttttttttttttaataaacatagcagtttcagagaaactgctatgtttatactgagggttaatccagcctccagagcctctagtggctgtctcattgacagccgctagaggcgcttgcggtcttctcactgtgaaaatcacagtgagaagacgccagcgtccataggaaagcattgtaaatgctttcctatgagaccggctgaatgcgcgtgcggctcctgacgcgcatgcgcatgcgcattcagccgatgacgtcgcgaggaaggaggagaggaggaggagaggaggaggaggaggaggaaagctccccgcccggcgctggagaaaggtaagattttaaccccttcctctctccagagcccagcCGGAGGGggtccctcagggcactatagtggtcctttaagccaaaaGAGGCTGCAGACAGCAATTTATATCAGGACAGTGGAGGAGCTCACACGAAACACGTCTCTCCCCCCTGACAGTCAGACTCCAACCCCCCTATTTAACTTATTTATGttgttttcttaaccccttaaggacacatgacatgtgtgacatgtcatgattcccttttattccagacgtttggtccttaaggggttaaggttctaAGTTGTCACACCATTTTTTAGACCATGAATGTTGCTTTGTCTGTTTATGTAAGGTTACTGGTTTGCTACAAATTGGGATGTTTTCttcttttatgtatgtttttttttttttaattctttatttttgtgtgcagggTTTATGACAATACAGTCTGTATGGCCACAGCAGCCTTCCGGGTTTCTGAGTTTTCAGGACATCACAACATATTTCAGGCATACATCATTCTGTCAGTTCTAACCTGTGACGTCAGTGATTTCTGCATATTTTTATTTACGGGTCAACTGAGGTCAAACTAAGGCTTATTTGGGGTAGAATTtgaggtgtgtgtctgtcccCTTCTATTGCTAGGGTCGTGTTCGCGTGGTGGGTGGGTTGCCAGAGGATCGTCTGTCCTAGGTTAGCTGGTCGTGTATTTGTCCCCCTTTATGTGTTTCAGTTGGGGTGGTTGTGTGTATACATAGCGGGCCTTAGTGGGGTGTATGTCTTCGAGTGAGTACTGtgaagtctgtgtgtgtccaCTTGCGTGTGAACAAATGTTTGTCGCCCTTTGAGCCAGTTGAGCCTTTACGGTCGTCTAGTGGGTTGGGGTTGACTCCTTACCGAGGGagtcccgggggggggggagggggaaggttaAGTCTCATCTGATGGTGGGTCGACAACATTTCTGGTGTAGCGTGAGTTAGTCTCTTGTGAGGTATAAACATCGACAATATCTTAAAACAACCCAAAACAAAGGGTAACGCAAAAAACATGTTAAAGCTGTGTGAGATTGCTAGCTGCGGCTTTTGCAGTTTAGGTCAGTTCACTCCGGATCCCTCTGTTCCTGGGGACGAATGGGGTCCTTCTCTCGGGGTCCCAGGTGTGAGTTGTCGTGGGAGATTCTTGTTCTGTTGTTCCAGTGTGGATCCCCAGTGCGCTCAAGAACTGCTCTGCCTCTTGTAGTGAGCAAAGATTGTGTGTGGTGCAGTTTTTGATTATGGTCAGAATCCTTGGCAGAGTCCATTTATATTCCAGTTTAGCTTCGGGTAGACGGCTCGTCACCTGGGCCAGGGATCTGCGCCATAACAGCGTGTTTCGTGTTAAGTCCTGATAGAAAGAGATGTGGTATGACTCGAATGCAAGTGGTGTCTTTCCCCTAACCGCTGTGAGGAGCCTGATCTTGTCCGCCACTGAGTGGCAGCAGATGATGACGTCTTGTGTAGCTGTGGCTTGTCTTGCTTTTATGATCCTAAAGAAGCAGTCtagtgtaaaacattttttggttaggATGTCCTCTTCGTTGGCTTGAGTGCGTACTGTTATTGCCTGTATTTTAGTCTTTAGCAGATACATATCTGCTGCGTGCATTTGTCTCATTTCTTTGAGCAGGTTGGCTATATCTTGTTTAGTGGCCGGTGTGAGGTTGTTCCCATTAGGCTGTTGCTCCCTCGTTTGTGGAGCTGCTGTTTGGTCCTGTTCAGCTCCGGATTGTTCTCCCTCATCTTGGAAGGTATGTGTGTGGTCCGGAGTAGCCGCTATCTTGGGCGCAATCGGGCGTTGCAACAAGTCTCCTATATCCTGCGTGGTCCTGCCGGCATTCTGTGTGGGTCTCTGAGATTTTCGGCCCATGCTGTACTCTTCAGGTGCAGCTGTAGCCGTCTGCAGGTAGGCGTCCTGGTGTGGACTCAGGGCCGCGAGTTCCTGCACTAGCCCCGTGGTCTGATAGGCGGTGTAGGTTTTCCGGTTTTCCGACGGGTCCGTCTTACCGCTTGTGGAAACAGGAAAGGCATCCGCTTGTTGTTTGCCCGTTGGGGTTGCCCCGGGGGCCGGTAAATGCTTTTTGTAAGTGCCTTACCTTAATGCCTCGATATGTTGTCTTTTTTCCGTCGTTTGTACGGAGCTCAGAGGTGATGCATCCGTTCCTGTCTGGTGCTCGGCTCCGCCCCTTTTTATGTATGTTAAACCACATTGTTACacccttaaaagggacactataggctcgcagaccacttaatcttatttgaagtggtctgagtgcagtgtccctgtcccacttagtcctgcaatgtaaaacattgcagtttttgttgAGAAACGCCAATGTTTACTTTGCAGCATTAAGGCAGAATCTAGAGGCGCTTCCAGGAGTTTACCGGATTCTAGGTTCCCTATAtggtgctggatgtcctcactctctgcatgaggacatcaagcaTCAGTGAAAAccacataggaaagctttgagtcaatgctttcctatagggacagCCTAATGAGCTTGCAGTGTATGCTTATTAGGTTCCCCCCTGTCAGATGATGTCGGAGACGGCAATGCGCCcaaccagtgctgagggacagcGGTGCTGGATTTGGGTtattaaacaatttattttttaactctttACATGCAGGGGGTGGGGTAATAGAATGGGGGCAGAGGGCAGTATAGTGTTggtaatacaaatctgtattcctaccaCTATGGTATCTCTTTAATGATCTGTAATATAAATCAGTTTAATGGCTTCTAATTCGTAGCTGGCTTCACAGTTATTAACAGGCTGTCATAGAAATCACAACTTGTTTGGACTAAAaaggattctgaaaatgtatactAAGACTAGTTTGAAGGTGACAtgaacagggttattcacgaaacATGTGCGAAttggcaaaaacaaaaacacaaacaactgAATTCCCACCACATTGGTAGTTCTTAACatgattttgatttaattttattatttatagggCACTGATCATTTTCATTTGCGAAGTCTGTTCTATCAAGGCTTTACAAAAATTGCTTTGTTTACGGGTACACCCAAAAACAAATACaggaggctgtagtggttatggtgcctgggacGCACAAGCACTTTTCCAGGGTAAATGGTTTGACAACCTAGCTGGAGTCCGCTATGCACCGTTGTagcggttatggtgtcaggcatgTCCTGGCTCCATTGCACTATAAGAAGTGGCTTTAACACTGTGTGTTGTACAAGAAACGGTTAGCAATACGAGGAGCTTGGAAGAGGGGAAATTGCCTGTGATCACTAGAATACAGAGATTGTGGGGTTATTTTTCATCCTTTAGGACTGAATATTAGTGCCAGAGCCTTTACATTACGACATTGAGTATACAAGGACAAAGGATGTAATGACAGCATAGTGTAatatttggtccttaaaggggttaaacactgacaTATTCCCAGACATAGATTCAATTTCTGAGCAATCAAAGCTTGGAAATAGAGCTCTACACTTAACGTTTCATGGTAATTCAAAAAAATCAATTACAAAGTAAATGGACAAAATGAATTCAGTTTACAATATCGAAACCACTATTTAATGTAATAAAATGCAAATTCATGTTAGGAAGGAGTGAatgaatatttgaaaaaaaaatttaatggcaCACACGTCGTAATCAACTATGGCTATATGTAATGTTTCACTGTCCAATTATTAGCAGATAATagataaattaaattataatacACAGCACCCTTTAGAGTCAGGGTGTATCTTTATAGTAAAAGGATAGATTTTTGAAGTCATGAGCATATCGGACTGGATAATTATTATTCCCAAGTTATTTAAAACAGAGCTCTATTTTAAAacgaacactttaaaaaaaaaaaatatttcactaaATCTAACCCGATTACCCGATTTCAGCACCTTGGTCCATTGGCCCTGGGTCGCAGTCTTCCGCTGGACGTTCTCATAGAGAGcaagaggacatccagcgtcatttcatggagtcaaactctATGAAACTCTGGGAAGTGACTCCGTTGACTGTCTGCagtctgttttacattgcaggactagagGCGGCGTTAtccctgaaaggtaattattgcagtttcttaaaaaccgGAATAATTAACTTTGCagagttaagggacctgggacactgcacccagaccacttcaatgagatgaagtggtttgggtgcctttagtgtccctttaagaagctcCAGTAATTCCCAGTTTCCTATTGGCTGAAGCAAATGGATGCAAGGTCCTCTTACAACCGATAGGAAATTCCCAAGTCACTGACAAAGAACAAGTAATGTATATTTCCACTAAATAAACCATCACCGTTTGGGCAATAATTGAAAATGAAaaggagaaaaacaaaataactatAATCTCCATTTTATATCTATGGACCCCACTTAGAAATATAGAAATTTGCTATATATGTTAATGCCCCAAATGTCACTGATCAAGAAATCAAATATTTATCCTGCTCTCTTTAGCACAGTGGAAGAAAACCATAATCAAACTACATTCTTCCAGAAATCAAATTATCTCTAAGCGAAATGCAATGTAAAATGCAGCGACCAATAGCGCGTAGGTCACATTACAACAACATGCCTAGCAGATCATGCATTCtggacagtcccaccatatatgccaCACCGTGCCTCTATCAGCCTGGCATCTCCATACAGTGGACGGCACACTAGGAAATATCCTGTGGAGGAGGGTGGGCGTCCTGTACCAGAACAATATTAATTTGCAAATGTGTAGATTAACAGAGAATCTTTTTGTGTCACAACTTTAATATTTTGCATAGAAAGTAACATAGGACATAGATATTATCAAATACTGAAGATCACGGCAGGGTATGATGGCAAACTACTGTTTGGATCTGCAAGCAGCGGTTTAACCTTAGTTACCGGTATacctaaataaatatttaacttgGAAAGAGCTGCTTTTAAAGGGTTAGTctgagcaccatgaccacttcagtaatttgaagaAGTGGTCTGGAGACTGTATGTACAGAGTTTCACTGTGAAATACTGTTCGGATGGTGTTTAACACCTCTGCTGCTGGAACTGTACCTCCACCTGCAGCAACTTCACCAGGATGTCAATGGCCAGCATGGGACTAGAGTTCCGAGCTGGGTTGTCAGCTGATGCGCTCAACCAATGAAAGTCCATCACCAGGCCACCATGGAGCATCAGAGCTCGGCAACTATCCAGATAAGGTGGAAAACTATTGCTAAATGGTTTGCGCAAATACCTGGGCAACCGACGTTGGATCGATCACTACAGACGGTTGCAGTAGTTATGATGATTGGAGTAACGCTTTAACTGCTAAAGACACTTGTGAGAGAGGCACCCATACATTTATTTTGTGGGATATCAATCGCGAGTGAAAAAAGGTGCGTTCACTCCTGGGCATGACACTGCATTTGGAGAAGGCAAATTCCTACATATCAAAAGATACAATTGACAGTCTGTCTCAGAGCTCCTCAACGTCCATTAAATATAACTGCCCTCCAAACCCTTGGGGCTATAACTCATTCTCTGCCATCCTACTGCATGGAAAGGATTATGGAAGCTGAAGTCCAGCTACAGATGGGAATCCACAGTTAGACAACTCAATACATATGAAACGAGGGGTGACCATGTATTCCACAACaattttaaaggacactatagtcaccagaccaactgcagcttgttgttctggtgagaatcatcattcccttcaggctttttgctgtaacggCACAACAGGATTGGAGAAGAATTGAAGACCATGGCTGCCGCTATGGCCACCAAGGCCAACCTTCAGCTCCTCACGTCCACAATTCAGGAAGCGGTGCGGGCAGTGGTGGCGGGCCTGCGGATTTGAGGTCACTGTGCAGGAAggccgcatacacacactggagcgCTCGGCTGAGCGCGTCAATGTGGGATGCTACTTGCCATGAGACGCCATCTGGAGGATTTGGACAACAGAGGTCGGCGGTGTAACATCAGGGTACCCGAAGTGGATGGGGAGGAAAATGTGGAGGAAAATTAAAAGAGTGTTTAAAAAAAGACAGTTTACTATATTGATCTTGGTGTCTAGTGGCAGTTTCTGTATTCTACAAATGCAGACATTGCCATTTCTAAGAAatggcaatgcttacatttgtcATTCACTGGATCTCATCCTAATGTAGACTTTCAATTATTCAAGTGAAGCATGATGCCCccaaaggcttctcatagagcagcaatatattcattgctattctatgaaaagcatttgattggctgagagcagcaaTTGCCCCTCATGTGTTGCTGGACCCCTAATCTTCTAGATGGGTCCAAGATCATTTGTCACAATGATCTCAGATCAGCTGTAGGCATTGCTCATGGGAGGGTTGTGTGTTCTTTCAGATACAGCCCAACCCACTCTTACTGGAACTACATATTTTAGGATAATGATCTTACCCACTTTAACCAAGAATTAGCATGCATTTTTCCTTACGCATTATCTTGGAAttgggggctgagaggggaggaTATCTTCTAATATGAGTGGGTGAAATCACATTTGCTCTGACTGTTTAGTGGTAGGCAATAAcatgaatgaatgaatgtgtTTCACTCTTTGTGACATAGCATTAATAATCAAAATGATCTAAAACAGCAACTCCTAACTGGATAAtcgtaaaaaaatagaaataaaataataaaattagacAATTTAACAAACATacttcaaaaatataaaattcaaaCGTATTTCACACTTCAATGATGTTAAAAACTATAACCAATGGAATAGTCAAATAAAATAGAACTTTGTAACATACCAAACAAATTTCATATATGTGTAAAGTGAAAAGTACGCTCATTGAGGGAATTTCTTACTATCCTTTTATTTTCCTAAAGCAACCTCAAAATAAGTACCGGTAAATGTGGGCCACAGTGGGGAGAGATCAATATACCATGGTGGCCACGTCACATATACAACTGCTCTTTCGCCTATCCTCACATTTTTGTTGCAGAATAAGTTGACGACCCAATGTTtccaataattaaaaatatatacaaagaatgAACAGGTTTGCATTATTCTAATTGACCTGTTGaagttttttgtattatttttttttaatagaatcaTTTTTTCACAGAAATGCATTTTGTTACAATCCATTCAAGTATATAGTGACTATTAAGTGCTATGGTAAATATATGTGTACCTAGGGTTCCTCTGACTTAAATCTAAAACCAAAATGAAAACAGAACAAAAACCTTAACAGATTctcattatttttgtttatgataAGATCGGTACAGCATAGATTTGTACAGCAAATAAATGGTGTATGATGGTCGCCATCACCATGGGTGGGTTTAGAATCACGGTGGAGCTTAcatgacaaagaaaaaaattataattcacagtatacagggttattcacgaaagtaaaaatccaaagtgaatttcagatttcatGGAagttttctagtttggctattttgaccagaAATTTCAAATTCACGTTGAGTTCTCACGTTACTGAAAAATCCTGTAGAGAACCATTTAACTGACCATATCGAGAAAAACCTCAGACTTTTCTATAGATACAAGCAGATAACACAGAGGCACAGCTCATTCTTAGAGGAGGAAGGACATTATCAATACACAAGAGTTTCCAAATTTTCCTtgtcaatgaaaaaaatatatatattaagtgaAATAGAATTTAAAAAGCATCTGAACCATGTAGGCAACAATTCTACAACTTTAATGTTCATATTAGTGGTTCTCTGAACAACAATGTGCAAAATTTCCATGCTAAGTATCAGTAAACTTTATCTTGAAGTGTTCTAGAATGCCTTTAAAAGAGCAGCTTCTATTAAACCACACTATGTCATGAGTGGTCATTTGGCCAATGTTTTCAACTACACCAAAAGAAGAATATGAGGCAATTTCACATCATTGTAAATTCCTGAAAACAGCAAATGTGGAGAATTTAGAAGAATCTAGAAGAgcaatactttttattttgttcagCTGAGATCTCTCCTCAATTCTTGCTGTTTAAGTCCCTACGACATTTTTGTTTGTCCAGTCTGTGAAGAGCTAGAATATGTGAGGACACAGGAATCCTTCATGTAAAATGACACATTGACTGTGGAAATTTACACTAGTGAGATTTCACAAAGTGACACTGTTGATTTAAGTGTAAAATACTGTTCTGTCTTGTGGTTTGAGAAATGCCATGATGGTAAGGAAAATAAAATTCTTTAGAACACACAAAAACCAAACCTTTCTTTGTTTTTGCCACAAAAGTGCCAAGGTCCCTCTCCGTTAAATGCATGTTCTTACGAGTCATTAGTATGAGATATTTTCTTCCATAAAAGAgcttttaaattgtttaatattaATGAATGTTCCATTTCCATCTGCTTGGCTGCAATTCTGAGGGCAATGCAAGAATAAAGCTGCTTCTCCAACTCTTCTCGAATTTCAGAAGGAGTTCCACGCAGTAGATAGTCCTTCACTAGAAGGCAGACTTTTGCCAAATTTGGTTGGGTTATATCAGCTGTGCACCTCTTTTTACTTTGGTCGCACGATGTACGGCAGTCTGTACCATAAACACAGTCATTATCAGACTCACATGGCCTGTCTTTTATAAAGTCCTTCAAGCTAATTTCTGGTACTATTTTTCTCATGTCCACCATTTTCAAGTCATATTTATTGTTATATCCAAAGTTGTTGGCACTTACATCACACATGAAAAAGTTTCCATAAGGCCCATGGAAAATGTCTTCCACAAATTCCAGAAGACCTATAACTATCTTGGCTTTCCTTGGCCAAGATGGAGTGAACCATTGGTCCATACGTTTTCTTAGTCCAACAGGAATAAATACTTCAAATACCCATGGCAGGCTTATTCCATACAGATATGTGTATGGTACTCGCTCAGTTATATAAAGATCCCCACAAAATCCCAGGAGTTTTGGTGTGTGTTCCTTATCTTGCAAGATCACCATCAACAAGAACTCATTGAGCTGTAATAGTGCCCATGCTGACTTGGCCTCAGGAAGTGACACGTGGCCATCTTTATTTCCATCCGCTGCATTCAGGATCAGATTTACTAGATCTCGAAGATTACCTTGATCACCCAATTtagtctaaaaaaaacaaacaaaaagaaaattaaaagtaaatttagaACAGTAACAAATATACAGTGTAAATCTGGACTGACTGGCACACTAAATGGAATATCGAAATAAAGTTGTCAAGGTGCCAAGAGGTCCCTAGTGCAGACTTCCCTTTAGGGCTAAACCATTCGTGAACAGTTTTAAACCCTAAAGGGAGTGCTCCAGCAATAAATCGCTCTGCCCTGCTCGCTTTCCACCTTCTGAAATTCTTCATAACAAAAGGCTCGGAAAATCAGGTACGGGTGTcagctgattggcttagagtggtcAGTTGTCACTCAGTGAGCACCCCCTtctggcaccaaaaaaaaaaaaaaaatctacgtaCCTTTTCCAAGAGTAATCCAGCACtggagcacagactttgggggttaaaccatttacaaatggtttaaccccctaAAAGCCAGTGCCCGGGAAcctttggcaccataacaacttaatttagatgaagatgTTATGATTCCCCAATTGTTGCTTTAACTTTTGCCATTGCAATAGGAGACCGATCATCCAATCATATACCAAGATATAAAGTATTCAAActatttataagaaaaaaaaaatatcttatggTTAAAGGACCTTTGCAGACAAAACCtagataatgaatgcagtgattAAAAGCTCCATTGGTATTATTTCCAGGATCTTAGCAAGTCTAACTAAATGTTTTTTAGGAGATGTGATTTATCTTCTTCCTGCAGGGCAAAATCAATGGCCCCCTGAAGTCAAAGCCATGactatatataaataccagtatatatttgtgctaATGTACTCCCTCTAATtgccaaatgtatttttttgtactttgaatatgcaatattctgtgTGCTGCTCCAGTTtgtgaaatgaaataaaattggaataaaataaaaacaaaataggttGAGTTTAAAAACCTTTTgtgttagtgtccctttaaggatacttTCATGGTAACATTCCTTTACGTTTCCGGAGGACTACACAAAACGAAAACTACAAAGTTTTATGCGTTTGGTGACATGTGACATTAACTCAGGGATAACATGAGGAAGTGTTTAAAACAAACAAAGTTGCTCGTTAAATATtctcttaagaaaaaaaaaaaaagcaattgttTACACTGGATTCTTTTCCTGCTTACTTTGttatctgcaaaaaaaataatggctcCATTAAACCCACAACGGAAGCAACCTAATTGCTGAAAGAATAATTTAGAAAACGAACAAATTTGAGAGGtgtgcataaaaataaataaatgtaaccatAGTTATGCCACCacctttcttttttaaatgtgatttaataaatatttcacATGAATTAAATTGTAATACTACAGCATTAGTTTTCTTCAAGAAAACGGTGGAATTAGCTTTAATTCTTATAGCAGATATCGAAATTACTTTTGGAACTCGAACAGGAGGTTGTTACAGAACTAAGAATTTATTTTAGGATATTATATAAAATGTTACAATAATAAGCATGTAAAATAAATGTGTGAGAAATTTAATTATATTGTATGGCCATACAAACACTTAATCTGGTCATGTCTCCAAGAAGCCAGAATGATCCTAATTTAATAATCATGATGTAAGACATACTTTTTACTCAGATTCCACCTTCTGGGTCTCAACATTTTCTGAGTAAAATGCCCTTTTGGACACTAGGAACACACCTATTTGTGTTATTCTCCTACTGATTTTGTGCCCATCCCCTGTAGTTCATATAGCTTTAGGCTGACACACAGCTAGTGTGTAGATTTTAGTCTTCATTTTATCTCTTTGGTTGTATGGACACTGTGCTAAATATATCTcaccatttaaaaatgtgcaaaaggggggggcggagctagcgagCAACCCAAGCAGACATGCGAGCACTGAGCTCCGggagaaatacactcacaaacgacAAAATCGGCGGTTCAGAAAAGCCCAACCACTGCCCAACAACGATCAGAACACAATGGGACGCAAATCCAAACAGCTccatgttgcggtcaccggcccgccgagcctcacggtcgtgcccgaccggcacggccgctccgactacacgagcttacctgctcgtcggcgagccgggaaccgcgcacatagttctcccgggcatcgcgcccagatccaagatggcgccgaccgcgtggtcgcgtctattgctagcccagcccccgagaattataccaacgtgtgcgtgacgtcacgacgtcaacgcacacgcacgttttggggtcagaggtcgccctctgaccaatcatagcctagagaggggtatttaaacccctagctttccccattactttgccatgtcgtggtttcagtttcctggtttcctgaaagtgctattctcgtgtttctgatttcctggtatcctgatccttggcgtttccctggttattctgatctctggtttccctgacttggcttgtttaatcggtattgagtattttctggcttccttgacctcggctttccctttgaccattctctgtctctagcgtattagtccggccattctaaggaccggtttacgctctttcctattattttccttttcttacttatgtatatgtttacatagtttctgcgtgctggaccacattactagtcgtgacattacgacatggccatggatcctgcagaactatgcaagcatatgatcgcatgtgagagtagggtggaggatatggaccacaggttagaccaatttgcccaggcatttcagaccttactccagaggactgcctatttagaggtccctccggtaccacctgtggttccgccacctgtagtggttcccgtaccacataaaccaccgtccataaccttgtcaccgcccccccgctatggaggtgattctaaggaattcagaggttttttaaaccaaattgaataccactttgaggcctccccaggttcattcccaacagatagcctatttttgatctatctgatgaaccaattaactggaaaagctttgacctgggctaaccccttatgggaaagtggtgacgcagtagcccgtgattacaatacttttcttacggcctttaaagctacatttgaacctaaaggcagggagaagaacgctgccaaagcccttatgcgaatcaagcaaggcagtcgttctgtagccgattatgctatagagttcaggacattagcgtctgaggttgattggaccaatagcggtctggtggctgctttctctgaaggtttagctgagaatatacacgatgagactgcagctagagaccttccggttagtcttaacgagtttattgcctacatgatagac belongs to Pelobates fuscus isolate aPelFus1 chromosome 7, aPelFus1.pri, whole genome shotgun sequence and includes:
- the DIPK1A gene encoding divergent protein kinase domain 1A, which gives rise to MARLSYMRIKYLFLSWLAVFIGSWVIYVRYNSYTELCRGHDCKSTICDKYRKGIIDGSACEGLCAKETLYFGKCLSTKPNNQLYLGMWGNLESVIKCQMEDVLRLDFGAELEPRKEIVLFDKPTRGTTVQKFKEMVYSLFKTKLGDQGNLRDLVNLILNAADGNKDGHVSLPEAKSAWALLQLNEFLLMVILQDKEHTPKLLGFCGDLYITERVPYTYLYGISLPWVFEVFIPVGLRKRMDQWFTPSWPRKAKIVIGLLEFVEDIFHGPYGNFFMCDVSANNFGYNNKYDLKMVDMRKIVPEISLKDFIKDRPCESDNDCVYGTDCRTSCDQSKKRCTADITQPNLAKVCLLVKDYLLRGTPSEIREELEKQLYSCIALRIAAKQMEMEHSLILNNLKALLWKKISHTNDS